A stretch of the Nitrospirota bacterium genome encodes the following:
- the cbiE gene encoding precorrin-6y C5,15-methyltransferase (decarboxylating) subunit CbiE: MRKANKLHLIGIGYRPLGKQARELVSKADVLLASSRLLEVFKRYEEYDTVKERITVISKVPETISFIRDWFSRSAIRNPQSAMPSIVLLASGDPFFFGIGRRMVEEFGKERLEVIPDLSSMQVAFARINEPWDDAFCISVHGGPDIAKRRGLPYEVKDIPWLCEKHA, encoded by the coding sequence TTGCGGAAAGCGAATAAGCTGCATCTCATCGGGATCGGATACCGGCCGCTCGGGAAACAGGCGCGGGAGCTCGTCAGTAAGGCGGACGTGCTCCTCGCTTCGTCGCGGCTGCTTGAGGTCTTCAAGCGGTATGAGGAATACGATACGGTCAAGGAACGCATCACGGTCATAAGCAAAGTGCCCGAGACGATCTCGTTTATCCGGGATTGGTTTTCTCGATCCGCAATCCGCAATCCGCAATCCGCAATGCCGTCTATCGTTCTTCTCGCCTCGGGCGATCCCTTTTTCTTCGGCATCGGCAGGAGGATGGTTGAGGAGTTCGGAAAGGAGCGGCTCGAGGTCATTCCCGACCTGTCGAGCATGCAGGTGGCCTTTGCGCGGATCAATGAGCCTTGGGACGACGCGTTCTGCATCAGCGTTCACGGTGGGCCTGATATCGCGAAGCGGCGTGGATTGCCGTACGAGGTCAAAGATATTCCCTGGCTCTGTGAGAAACATGC
- the cbiD gene encoding cobalt-precorrin-5B (C(1))-methyltransferase CbiD translates to MESKSKKLRSGFTTGACAAAAAKAAAMMLLRNYPSPQPSPARCEGVFHPLPSEGEERGEGVVFFQSVEIPFPDGSRVRFNVHHSELRTHDSKLVATASVIKDAGDDPDITNGAEIVASVRSSECGVRSEDSKIIIKGGKGVGTVTKPGLAIPIGEPAINPVPRKMIREAVMEAVEECGVKKPHVIVTISVPQGEKLAKKTLNHRLGIVGGISILGTTGIVRPLSEAAWTATITASFDVAKALGLTEVVLSTGRTSEKAHQRKYGLPVEAYAMMGDYTEFSLRDAAKHGFSKVHLCAQWAKMIKIAMATPQTHVRHGALEAEAARDFLIRLGIGLPKDASYNTSREIFEFITNDTLSFNPSPPNLPLKGRLIDPNSALYAVCAAARSYCVKETGGVPVSIHLVSYEGELVAESE, encoded by the coding sequence GTGGAATCGAAAAGTAAAAAACTCCGGTCCGGATTTACTACCGGCGCGTGCGCGGCGGCAGCGGCAAAAGCGGCGGCGATGATGCTGTTGCGGAATTACCCCTCCCCCCAGCCCTCTCCCGCAAGGTGCGAGGGAGTTTTTCATCCTCTCCCCAGCGAGGGAGAGGAACGAGGTGAGGGGGTGGTCTTCTTTCAAAGTGTAGAAATCCCATTTCCGGACGGCAGCAGGGTGCGGTTTAACGTTCATCACTCCGAACTCCGAACTCACGACTCCAAACTGGTTGCAACCGCTTCCGTGATCAAGGACGCGGGCGATGACCCGGACATCACGAACGGCGCGGAGATCGTGGCATCAGTGCGGAGTTCGGAGTGTGGAGTGCGGAGTGAAGATTCCAAAATCATAATAAAAGGCGGCAAAGGTGTTGGGACCGTGACCAAGCCGGGCCTCGCGATTCCTATTGGCGAGCCAGCGATCAACCCGGTGCCCAGGAAAATGATCCGGGAGGCTGTGATGGAGGCGGTGGAGGAGTGCGGAGTGAAGAAGCCGCACGTGATCGTGACCATTTCGGTTCCGCAGGGGGAGAAACTTGCGAAAAAGACCCTGAATCATCGGCTTGGCATAGTTGGCGGCATATCGATCCTCGGCACCACCGGCATCGTGAGGCCCCTTTCCGAGGCGGCCTGGACAGCGACCATTACCGCGTCCTTTGATGTGGCCAAGGCGCTCGGTCTGACCGAGGTCGTGCTATCCACCGGCAGGACGTCGGAGAAAGCCCATCAGCGGAAGTACGGCCTGCCCGTGGAGGCCTATGCCATGATGGGCGATTACACGGAATTTTCGCTGCGCGATGCGGCGAAACACGGATTCAGCAAAGTACACCTCTGCGCCCAGTGGGCCAAAATGATCAAGATCGCCATGGCCACGCCGCAGACCCATGTGCGCCACGGGGCGCTGGAGGCGGAAGCAGCGAGGGATTTTTTGATCAGACTCGGCATAGGTCTGCCAAAAGACGCATCGTACAATACGTCGAGGGAGATATTTGAATTCATTACCAATGACACCCTCTCCTTCAACCCATCCCCACCCAACCTCCCCTTGAAGGGGAGGCTTATTGATCCGAACTCCGCGCTTTACGCGGTCTGTGCCGCGGCGCGGAGCTACTGCGTGAAGGAGACGGGCGGCGTGCCCGTTTCGATCCATCTCGTGTCCTATGAAGGAGAGCTCGTTGCGGAAAGCGAATAA
- the cobO gene encoding cob(I)yrinic acid a,c-diamide adenosyltransferase: protein MRRGYVQVYTGSGKGKTTAALGLAVRAAGAGLKVFIAQFIKQKKCSEHALLEELSDRITVKQYGKGLIMKRKPSPADIKAAQTGYEEVKNILLSKEYDVVILDEANVAAHYGLITVRDLLDLIEGKPKGVELVITGRYADQKVMDSADLVTEMREIKHYSKQGVQARRGIEK, encoded by the coding sequence ATGCGTAGAGGGTATGTCCAGGTCTACACCGGCAGCGGCAAGGGCAAGACCACGGCGGCATTGGGGCTCGCCGTCAGGGCCGCCGGAGCAGGGCTTAAGGTATTCATTGCTCAGTTCATTAAACAAAAGAAGTGCAGCGAACATGCCTTGCTCGAAGAGCTTAGTGACCGGATAACGGTTAAGCAGTACGGCAAAGGCCTCATCATGAAACGAAAACCGTCTCCTGCTGATATCAAGGCTGCTCAGACGGGATACGAGGAAGTCAAAAACATTCTTCTTTCGAAAGAATACGACGTGGTGATTCTCGACGAGGCGAACGTGGCTGCCCATTACGGGTTGATCACGGTGCGGGACCTGCTCGACCTGATCGAGGGAAAGCCCAAGGGCGTCGAGCTGGTGATCACCGGGCGCTATGCGGACCAGAAGGTCATGGATTCGGCGGACCTGGTGACGGAGATGCGGGAGATCAAACATTACAGCAAACAGGGAGTGCAGGCGCGGCGTGGAATCGAAAAGTAA
- the cbpB gene encoding peptide-modifying radical SAM enzyme CbpB: protein MKGIQRGLSFSDINTDWKLALDADNVFWGLVPKKDNGDFLMPEDLITLYKEKRSYLDKELHDFRFNADLNCIYIDPTDRCNANCTYCYIPAAIRKQGGQMTGKELNTVLEKIAVYFKESRKKPVIVFHAAEPLLVKDILFDSIKKFSGKFVFGIQTNALLLEKGDVEFMKNYRVGVGISLDAPDAHTNNLSRVTAKGGGNFEKAVQALDWFKGYEGLNVISTVTKYNVSKLSEQVKFLHKKKISCVLLNPVRVTQKQALKQKPDEMEFAEELIRAVETAIDLTKRSGRQIVVGNFANVILSIISPAARRMMCDISPCGGGRTFLTITANGDMVPCGEFISFKKFSGGNIFKTSIEKAMNSKPFKEIRTRTVEKIVECSTCDFRHLCGSPCPAEMYARGDMYRKAEFCEFYKEIIKYAFKLISEDKVPYLLREGSLQQMQYEYHYA, encoded by the coding sequence ATGAAGGGAATTCAAAGAGGTCTTTCTTTTTCTGATATTAACACTGACTGGAAGTTGGCGCTCGATGCCGACAACGTATTCTGGGGACTTGTGCCGAAAAAAGATAATGGGGATTTCCTGATGCCGGAAGACCTGATAACACTGTACAAAGAGAAAAGAAGCTATCTGGATAAAGAGCTTCATGATTTCAGATTTAATGCGGACTTAAATTGCATATATATAGATCCTACCGACAGATGTAATGCCAACTGCACCTACTGTTACATCCCCGCCGCGATAAGAAAACAGGGCGGCCAGATGACAGGGAAGGAACTCAATACCGTATTGGAAAAGATTGCGGTATATTTCAAGGAATCACGAAAAAAACCTGTAATCGTCTTTCATGCCGCTGAACCGCTGTTGGTGAAGGATATACTGTTTGACTCCATAAAAAAATTCAGCGGTAAATTCGTTTTCGGAATTCAGACAAATGCGCTCCTTCTCGAAAAAGGGGACGTGGAGTTTATGAAAAACTACAGGGTAGGCGTTGGTATATCACTTGACGCACCTGATGCTCATACAAACAATCTTTCAAGGGTAACGGCAAAAGGCGGAGGCAATTTTGAGAAAGCTGTCCAGGCGTTAGACTGGTTTAAAGGTTATGAAGGGTTGAATGTAATATCGACTGTCACTAAATACAATGTCAGTAAACTCTCAGAGCAGGTAAAATTTCTTCATAAGAAAAAAATCTCCTGCGTACTTTTAAACCCTGTAAGGGTGACGCAAAAACAGGCATTGAAACAAAAGCCCGATGAAATGGAGTTTGCGGAAGAATTAATAAGGGCTGTTGAGACGGCGATTGATCTGACAAAAAGATCAGGCAGACAGATCGTTGTGGGCAATTTTGCCAATGTCATTCTATCGATAATATCGCCTGCCGCCAGGCGCATGATGTGTGACATCTCTCCTTGCGGCGGAGGCAGAACATTTCTTACAATCACCGCAAACGGCGACATGGTTCCTTGCGGCGAGTTTATCAGCTTCAAAAAATTCTCAGGTGGAAACATTTTCAAGACATCGATTGAAAAGGCGATGAATTCAAAGCCCTTCAAGGAAATCCGCACGAGGACCGTAGAGAAGATCGTCGAATGCAGCACATGCGACTTCAGACACCTATGCGGTTCGCCTTGCCCTGCCGAGATGTACGCCCGGGGTGATATGTACCGGAAGGCGGAGTTTTGCGAGTTTTACAAAGAGATAATAAAATATGCCTTTAAATTAATATCAGAAGATAAAGTCCCGTATCTCCTGAGGGAAGGCTCTCTGCAACAGATGCAATATGAGTACCACTATGCGTAG
- a CDS encoding ATP-binding cassette domain-containing protein: MTRGQGSGVRGQKSADVRLSVAIDIFAYADGTQALGGIALEVRKGEFVGILGSNGSGKTTLLKVMDGLMKEYKGMVLLDGADVRKLSPKQIYQKVGLVFQNPDDQLFAPTVFEDVAFGPLNMGFEKDEVARRVAGALHAVDMDAFAKKSIHHLSFGQKKRICIAGLLAMGHEILLLDEPTAGLDPMGEYKMMDLLTKLNKEQGVTVVMATHSVDLVPLFLDRLYILSKGRIVRSGSPAEVFTAPEEMAQVKLRLPQIAELIYRLKNEDGVPFEKIPLTVGEARREILKTLTS, translated from the coding sequence ATGACAAGGGGTCAGGGGTCAGGGGTCAGGGGTCAGAAGAGCGCGGATGTTCGCTTGTCGGTTGCCATCGATATCTTTGCTTACGCCGACGGGACACAGGCGCTTGGCGGCATTGCGCTCGAGGTGCGGAAAGGGGAGTTCGTCGGCATCCTGGGATCGAACGGTTCCGGGAAGACGACCCTCCTCAAGGTCATGGACGGACTGATGAAAGAGTACAAAGGCATGGTCCTTCTTGATGGGGCGGACGTGCGAAAACTCTCGCCAAAGCAGATCTATCAAAAGGTCGGCCTCGTGTTCCAGAACCCTGACGACCAGCTCTTTGCTCCAACGGTATTTGAAGATGTTGCCTTCGGCCCTCTGAACATGGGCTTTGAAAAGGATGAGGTTGCCCGCCGTGTGGCCGGTGCGCTCCATGCCGTGGACATGGACGCTTTCGCGAAAAAGTCGATCCATCACCTGAGCTTCGGCCAGAAGAAACGCATCTGCATCGCCGGGCTCCTGGCCATGGGGCATGAGATACTGCTGCTCGACGAGCCGACCGCGGGCCTGGACCCCATGGGCGAGTACAAAATGATGGACCTGCTGACAAAACTGAACAAAGAGCAGGGGGTGACCGTGGTCATGGCGACCCACAGTGTTGACCTCGTTCCGCTCTTCCTCGACCGTCTTTACATCCTGAGCAAGGGGAGGATCGTGCGCAGCGGTTCGCCTGCTGAAGTATTCACAGCACCTGAAGAGATGGCGCAGGTGAAACTCAGGTTGCCTCAGATAGCCGAGCTGATCTACCGGCTCAAGAACGAAGACGGGGTTCCTTTTGAGAAGATCCCGCTCACCGTCGGGGAGGCGAGAAGAGAAATATTGAAAACTCTCACGTCGTGA
- the cbiQ gene encoding cobalt ECF transporter T component CbiQ, which translates to MHILSEYVKHEHLLTKVDARVKLLAALAVLMMVLSYTGFAFPMLITLFCLFLCIRMRIPFRALVLRFSEPLFIAAIVLLLKLFFSGQDALFSLNIFGAEVVGHRDGLREGLLIGTRIIGAVSIVAVLGFSTPFTEFMAGLSWFRVPKGFIEILMFAYRYIFVLFEDAQVIYQAQKNRLGYSNVRRGLNSFGTLAGSLTIRAFDNSQNTTVAMVQRGYDGAMPMRMHKSFKSSELFASALLLLAMGVLWKI; encoded by the coding sequence ATGCACATTTTATCTGAATATGTTAAGCACGAGCATTTGCTCACAAAAGTTGATGCGAGAGTAAAGCTCCTTGCAGCCCTGGCCGTTCTTATGATGGTATTGAGCTATACGGGGTTCGCCTTTCCGATGCTGATAACGCTCTTTTGTCTTTTCCTCTGCATCAGGATGCGGATACCATTCCGCGCGCTTGTTCTGAGATTTTCCGAGCCCCTGTTCATTGCCGCCATCGTGCTTTTATTGAAACTCTTCTTTTCCGGACAGGATGCGCTCTTTTCCCTGAACATCTTCGGCGCTGAGGTCGTGGGTCACCGGGATGGTCTTCGTGAAGGACTGCTCATCGGGACCAGGATCATCGGCGCTGTATCCATCGTTGCCGTACTGGGATTCTCAACTCCCTTTACTGAATTTATGGCGGGCCTTTCATGGTTCAGGGTCCCGAAGGGATTTATCGAGATATTGATGTTCGCCTATCGCTATATCTTTGTTCTTTTTGAGGATGCGCAGGTCATCTATCAGGCGCAGAAAAACCGGCTGGGCTATTCAAACGTCAGGCGGGGCTTGAACTCGTTCGGTACGCTGGCAGGGTCCCTGACGATCAGGGCCTTTGACAACAGCCAGAACACCACCGTTGCCATGGTCCAGCGGGGGTATGACGGCGCCATGCCGATGCGCATGCACAAGTCGTTTAAATCATCGGAGCTCTTCGCTTCAGCGCTCTTGCTCCTGGCCATGGGTGTGTTATGGAAAATATGA
- a CDS encoding cobalt ABC transporter permease codes for MKCGRRIADCGVKIRQLLCPAIIVLMSIVCYVSPVSAAEKWPGVDESVVEKYAKEHGREAHEPLINTDQGDLLLFVFLLAGTVGGFVAGYSWRILMNEKAPATTREKK; via the coding sequence ATGAAATGCGGAAGGCGGATTGCGGATTGCGGAGTTAAAATCAGGCAGTTGTTATGCCCGGCTATTATTGTGTTGATGAGTATCGTCTGTTACGTATCTCCCGTAAGCGCAGCGGAAAAATGGCCGGGTGTCGACGAATCGGTCGTCGAAAAATACGCCAAAGAACACGGCAGGGAGGCGCACGAGCCGTTGATCAATACGGACCAGGGCGATCTCCTGCTGTTCGTATTTCTCCTTGCGGGAACGGTAGGGGGATTCGTTGCGGGATACTCCTGGCGGATACTGATGAATGAAAAAGCGCCGGCAACCACAAGAGAAAAAAAATAA
- a CDS encoding energy-coupling factor ABC transporter permease, whose product MRIQNSKFKIQKYRFILFLFTVYCLLVTVQDAHAMHISEGILPFNWAAFWFVVAVPFAGYGLYRLRKMSEADLSFKPLVGLMAAVVFIISCMPVPVPTAGTCSHPAGTGISGILLGPGVSTLVAAAALLIQALFLAHGGLSTLGANVVSMGVMGSFAGYLTFRTLRSVKINMAVAGFMAGLFADWATYLTTSVELASGIRGDSPFLPLFWKILIAFIPTQLPLGILEGAMTAGMVVLLYKKRPDLLVKMRVIKAEEVGA is encoded by the coding sequence ATGAGAATTCAAAATTCAAAATTCAAAATTCAAAAGTATAGATTTATTCTTTTTCTATTTACCGTATACTGTCTCCTGGTTACTGTTCAGGACGCGCATGCCATGCACATTTCCGAAGGCATCCTCCCCTTTAACTGGGCGGCCTTCTGGTTTGTCGTTGCCGTGCCGTTTGCCGGATATGGGTTATACAGGCTGAGGAAGATGTCAGAGGCGGATCTGTCATTCAAGCCCCTCGTCGGCCTCATGGCGGCGGTGGTGTTCATCATCTCGTGCATGCCCGTGCCGGTGCCTACGGCGGGCACCTGTTCGCATCCGGCAGGAACGGGCATTTCGGGGATACTGCTCGGCCCCGGCGTCAGCACGCTCGTTGCGGCTGCGGCGCTTCTGATCCAGGCGCTTTTTCTGGCGCACGGGGGCCTGAGCACGCTCGGCGCGAACGTCGTTTCCATGGGAGTCATGGGATCATTTGCCGGCTATCTGACGTTCCGCACACTGCGCTCGGTAAAGATCAATATGGCGGTTGCGGGCTTCATGGCTGGGCTGTTCGCCGACTGGGCAACGTATCTCACTACCTCGGTCGAGCTTGCCTCGGGCATACGGGGGGACTCGCCATTCCTGCCGCTTTTCTGGAAGATCCTCATCGCCTTCATTCCCACACAACTTCCCTTGGGGATCCTTGAAGGGGCAATGACGGCGGGAATGGTCGTTCTTCTCTATAAGAAGAGGCCTGATTTGCTTGTAAAGATGAGGGTCATCAAGGCAGAGGAGGTGGGGGCATGA
- a CDS encoding transporter translates to MSGSVSTMVLVLLWPCMVFASHPLITDDAGTQGKGKLQLEVNGEYAHEDEDGVTEDAIEIATMLSFGIGDNVDVVLGIPCRYIRVKAPGTATGEKGLSDTSLELKWRFYEKDGLSFALKPGLTLPTGDEAKGLGAGKATYGLFFITTKELEPWVFHLNLGYGRNENKVDEREEVWHASLASERELVKDLKAVANIGIERNSDRTSSTHPAFILGGLIYSLSEGLDVDFGVKGGLNKPETDYSILAGAALRF, encoded by the coding sequence ATGTCCGGAAGTGTCAGCACGATGGTCTTGGTATTGTTGTGGCCATGCATGGTTTTTGCGTCTCATCCGCTCATTACGGACGACGCAGGCACGCAGGGCAAAGGAAAGCTTCAACTCGAAGTCAATGGCGAGTATGCCCATGAAGATGAAGACGGTGTAACAGAGGATGCCATTGAAATAGCGACAATGTTGTCCTTTGGAATAGGAGACAACGTGGACGTTGTTCTTGGCATTCCCTGCCGGTATATAAGGGTAAAGGCTCCGGGAACCGCGACCGGAGAGAAGGGGCTCTCGGACACTTCCCTTGAACTAAAGTGGCGATTCTACGAAAAAGACGGTCTGAGTTTTGCCTTGAAACCCGGCCTCACCCTGCCGACGGGCGATGAGGCAAAGGGCCTGGGCGCCGGGAAGGCGACGTACGGCCTGTTTTTCATCACCACAAAGGAGCTCGAACCCTGGGTATTCCACCTCAATCTCGGATACGGAAGAAATGAAAACAAGGTTGATGAACGAGAGGAGGTCTGGCATGCATCCCTGGCATCGGAGAGAGAGCTTGTTAAAGACCTTAAAGCAGTTGCCAATATCGGCATAGAGAGAAATTCCGACAGGACTTCAAGCACCCATCCCGCGTTTATCCTGGGCGGCTTAATCTATTCCCTGTCTGAGGGTCTCGATGTGGATTTCGGCGTCAAAGGGGGGCTTAACAAGCCTGAGACGGATTATTCGATCCTTGCGGGAGCAGCGCTGAGATTTTGA
- a CDS encoding precorrin-8X methylmutase — protein MKESILLLGHGSPKKDANKLDQMAAMLHTMLHAGCAENCVKVAYLQFAEPGIMDTIKDSVSRGAKKVILHPFFLSAGLHVTKDIPEMIDEARGLYPEVTFIYTEPLGIHEKLAHIVMERISAAEVLAPAAIEKRSFDILSAEADLSSIPADRLPIVQRVIHATADFDFKDTLMFHPDAVAAGLAAIKAGRDILTDVEMVRTGINKKHLGRWGGKVICSIQNTGAQGGGEQTSGVRSKEFGVRSAEFGVKTKAEIGIETALRENHNIGIIAIGNAPTALIKTIDLLANSELRTPNSELLLIGVPVGFVKAVESKALLASQSFPFITALGRKGGTPVAVAIVNALLKMAEGGDT, from the coding sequence ATGAAGGAAAGCATTCTGCTGCTCGGGCATGGGAGTCCGAAAAAGGACGCAAATAAACTTGACCAGATGGCTGCGATGCTGCACACGATGCTGCATGCGGGGTGCGCAGAGAATTGCGTCAAGGTAGCATACCTGCAGTTCGCGGAACCCGGCATCATGGACACCATCAAGGACAGCGTCTCAAGGGGCGCGAAAAAGGTCATTCTGCACCCGTTCTTCCTGAGCGCGGGTCTGCATGTGACCAAGGACATCCCTGAGATGATCGATGAGGCGCGGGGGCTGTATCCCGAAGTGACCTTCATCTATACCGAGCCGCTCGGCATCCACGAAAAATTGGCCCACATCGTGATGGAGCGGATCAGCGCCGCGGAGGTCCTGGCGCCCGCTGCTATTGAAAAGAGGAGCTTCGATATCCTTTCAGCGGAGGCCGACCTGAGCAGCATCCCCGCTGATCGTCTGCCTATCGTGCAGCGCGTCATCCATGCAACGGCGGATTTCGATTTCAAAGACACGCTGATGTTCCACCCGGACGCGGTCGCAGCGGGGCTTGCCGCGATCAAGGCGGGAAGGGACATTCTGACGGACGTTGAAATGGTGCGGACCGGCATCAACAAAAAGCACCTGGGCCGCTGGGGCGGAAAGGTCATCTGCAGTATTCAAAATACCGGGGCCCAGGGGGGCGGGGAACAGACGTCAGGAGTCAGGAGTAAAGAGTTCGGAGTGCGGAGTGCGGAGTTCGGAGTAAAGACAAAGGCGGAAATAGGAATAGAGACCGCGTTACGGGAAAATCATAATATCGGCATCATCGCCATCGGGAACGCGCCCACGGCGCTTATCAAGACCATAGATCTTCTGGCAAACTCCGAACTCCGAACTCCGAACTCCGAACTGCTTCTCATCGGCGTTCCCGTTGGGTTTGTGAAGGCTGTTGAATCAAAGGCGCTGCTGGCAAGCCAGTCATTTCCCTTTATCACGGCATTGGGAAGAAAGGGCGGCACGCCCGTGGCCGTGGCGATCGTGAATGCATTGTTAAAAATGGCGGAAGGGGGTGATACATAA
- a CDS encoding cobyrinate a,c-diamide synthase — protein MRGIVIAGTHSGCGKTTVTLGIMAALRKRRLAVQPFKAGPDFIDAGLHRLVADRPSRNLDLWMCGQDYVTRCFRKHAADADIAVIEGVMGMHDGDRSTASLAMLLQVPVVLVVDAYGMAESAGAVVRGFAEFRENPPNPPLAKGGEGGLHYSALRTPNSTLSIAGVIFNRVASESHFARLRDSVRNVPVLGYLPREMDFEIPHRHLGLTTAEENPLADRDLDKLAETVLTHVDVDQLLQNARIEDADTDLERTDSDHPSAKRGKRFTLAVAFDKAFSFYYEDNLDLLRDAGAEIIRFSPLADMAIPGAADGVYIGGGYPELHAAALSGNISMCESVRAWVDAGKPLYAECGGLMYLSQGIRDFDNAFFAMAGVFPFETRMMKKPRLGYREIVLNEDCILGSKGEKYRGHEFHYSEIVGDASGSVYAMSDSRNKVFPTEGFRRNNTLASYVHIHFGSNQRRADQFAGFIKGEQTA, from the coding sequence ATGCGCGGGATAGTCATCGCGGGGACACACAGCGGGTGCGGCAAGACGACCGTGACGCTCGGCATCATGGCGGCCCTGCGGAAACGCAGGCTCGCGGTCCAGCCTTTTAAAGCCGGACCGGACTTCATTGATGCGGGCCTGCATCGGCTTGTCGCGGACAGACCGTCCCGAAATCTGGACCTGTGGATGTGCGGCCAGGACTATGTGACCCGGTGCTTCAGGAAGCATGCCGCGGATGCTGACATCGCGGTGATCGAAGGCGTCATGGGGATGCACGACGGTGACCGCAGCACGGCGTCGTTGGCAATGCTTCTGCAGGTGCCTGTTGTGCTTGTTGTTGATGCTTACGGCATGGCCGAGAGCGCAGGGGCGGTTGTGCGCGGCTTCGCCGAGTTCAGGGAAAATCCCCCCAACCCCCCTTTGGCAAAGGGGGGCGAAGGGGGATTGCATTACTCCGCACTCCGCACTCCGAACTCCACACTTTCTATCGCCGGCGTCATATTCAATCGCGTTGCTTCGGAGAGCCATTTTGCACGCCTGAGAGACAGCGTTCGTAATGTGCCTGTTCTAGGGTATCTCCCGCGCGAGATGGATTTTGAGATCCCGCACCGGCATCTCGGGTTGACAACGGCCGAGGAGAACCCTCTTGCCGACAGGGATCTCGACAAGCTTGCGGAAACAGTCCTTACGCATGTCGATGTTGACCAGCTTCTCCAGAATGCCCGGATTGAAGATGCGGATACGGATCTTGAAAGAACGGATAGCGATCATCCTTCTGCGAAGAGAGGTAAGCGCTTCACGCTTGCCGTAGCCTTTGACAAAGCATTCAGTTTCTACTATGAAGACAACCTGGATCTGCTTCGCGATGCAGGCGCCGAGATCATCCGGTTCAGTCCTCTTGCTGACATGGCCATCCCCGGCGCTGCCGACGGAGTGTATATCGGCGGCGGGTATCCCGAGCTTCATGCCGCTGCTCTGTCCGGCAATATTTCCATGTGTGAGTCCGTGCGCGCATGGGTCGATGCCGGTAAACCGCTGTATGCGGAATGCGGCGGCTTGATGTATCTTTCGCAGGGCATTCGTGACTTTGACAATGCGTTCTTTGCCATGGCAGGCGTGTTCCCCTTCGAGACGCGGATGATGAAGAAACCGCGCCTGGGCTACCGGGAAATCGTCTTGAACGAAGACTGCATTCTGGGAAGCAAGGGGGAGAAGTACCGGGGTCACGAATTCCATTATTCGGAGATCGTCGGCGATGCCTCCGGGAGCGTCTATGCAATGAGCGACAGCCGGAACAAGGTCTTCCCCACTGAAGGGTTCAGAAGGAACAATACACTGGCAAGCTATGTTCATATCCACTTCGGCAGCAACCAACGCAGGGCGGATCAATTTGCGGGTTTCATCAAAGGAGAACAAACAGCATGA